The genomic segment TGGATTCCTTAGAATTCAAATACAAATAACTCGAGTTTTCTTTCCTGATATAAGCTCTTTCTAAATAATGATTGGCCTGAGAATAATGTAAAAAATCTTTCATCAGATCACTAATCGCAATGTCACCTTCACTTTGTTTGTTTGTGGCTGAAAAGAAAACCGATGTTGTGTCTTTCTCTTCTCTTTCCCAATGGAATTCGCTAGTCCAGTGCCCTTTCCCACCAAACGCTAACGTAGGTTCTAAAGAATCAGAAACCAAATTCGGAATGAATTCTTGGGATTCCCAAGGAATTCCTTTCCCTAAAAAATTCACTTTGGCAAGATATGTTTTCCAATTTTTGGAAAGTCCCTTTACTTGGAGTTTTGGCAAAGACAAACTTTCTCGTAAAAAACCTCGTAAGGTCAAAAATCCTAAAAATCCCAGGTTCACCTGAGTTACGGATTGGAAGTCCCAAACTTCTTCCTGTTTCAAGTGCGATAAAAACAAGGAATCCATCGCATAAAAGTCCTGGTGTTGGTAGGGGTAAAAAACGCCTGTAGATGAGGAAACTAAAGATCCGTCCGATCGATTCACAATAAGAATATCGACGGGAGGTGAAAAAGAGAAGAGTAAAAACCGCCCGTGAACCAGGCGGCTTAAAATTAAATTTACTTAATCAGCAGCATACAAAGCTGTAATTTTGTCTTTGTATTTTTCAGTGATCAAGTGGCGTTTCATCTTAAACAAGTTTGTCAATTCATCACCCACTTCAAATTGTTTAGTAATGAGAATGAACGGAGTCACTTGCTCAAAAGACTTAAATCCAGTTTTGGTATTGTTGAGAGCTTTGATTTCCTTTTTGTAGAAATCAAGAACCTTCGGATTTTCAATGAGTTTCTGTTTGTCAGTCTCGGAAATTCCGTTTTCTTTTGCCCATTCCGTCAATTTATCAAAATCAGGAATCACAAGAGCACCTAAGTTCTTTTGGTCTTGTCCAATCACCATCACTTGTGCAATGAAAGGAGATTCAGTGAGTTTGTCCTCAATCGGAACCGGCTCAACGTTTTCCCCACCAAGTAGAACTACAGTATCCTTCGCACGGCCAGTGATGGTAAGGGTCTTTTTGAAATTGAACATTCCAATATCTCCAGTATCCATCCAACCATCTTTCAGAACTTTTGCTGTTGTTTCTGGATTTTTATAATAACCTTTCATCACTTGCGGTCCACGGATGTGGATGACCCCACGAGCTCCGTATTTTCCAGAAATGAGTTTTTGGTTGGCATCCACATGTGTGAGAACCTTTCCCAAATCATCTCGGATTTGCACCGATGTTTCAGGAGTGATCACTCCAACAGAACCTTGGACTAACTTTTTGAAAGTTCTTACAGAAATTACCGGAGAAGTTTCCGTCATTCCATATCCTTCCAAAACATTGATTCCAATATCATTGAAGAAAGCATCCACATGTCTTTGGAGAGCTCCACCACCGGAAACGGAAGCTTTTAGTTCTCCACCAGTAGCCTCTCTGATTTTGGAAAGCACCACTAAATCCAATAGGAAATAAGGAACAGCCAAAACGATAGCAACTGTTAAGTAGTAGAACCCTTTGAAAAGAGAAACAATGGGATTTCTTCCAACGTAATCCACTTGGTTCCCTTTTAAAAACCTTGTGGCTGCATTGAAATGTTTTGAGAAAAAATAAGCCATGTTGAACAAACCACGACGGATCGCAGGAGTTTGTTTTGGATCATTGATTCTAGTATAAATTCCGTTGTAGATACTTTCCCAAAGTCTTGGAGCAGATGCCATAAAAGTCGGTTTTGACTTTTTCATGTCATCGCGAAGGTCACGAACATTGGTATAGTATGTGGCACAACCAGCAGCAATCGCTAAGTATTCAAATACTCTTTCGAATACGTGCCAAACAGGAAGAATGGATAACATTCTTTCATCTTGTTTGATTTCGATCATACTTCCTAAAATGACAGATGTTTGGTGGATCATGTTGCTGTGTTTCAACATAACACCTTTTGGCATACCAGTAGTTCCAGAAGTATAAATGATAGTAAAAAGGTCATCCGGAGCGATTGCTTTCATCCGCTCTTCCGCTTTTTTAGAACCCTTCGCACGAAGTTCCTTACCTTTTTCGATAAGTTCGTAAAGTTTTAAAACACCTGTTGCAGTAGACTTGTTGTCCATTACGATCAGAGTTTTTGCAAATTCCAATTGTGAGCGGTTCTTTTGGAATTTCTCGAGCATTTTATCATTCTCAAGAAACACAACTTTCGCTTCACAGTGATTTAGAATATAAGCAATTTCTGAATCGGTAATGTCCGTTCCTCTCGGAACATCACAAGCACCACTCATTAGAATTCCATAATCGGAAACGATCCACTCCAATCGGTTATCTGCAAGCAAGGCAACATTTTCTTTTGCAGAGACACCCAAATCAATGAGAGCTTCTGCTAAGTTGATACCAAGATCATATACTTCTTTAAAAGTGACGGGTTTATAGGACTTAGATTCGTCTTTACTGACGAACGCGGGGCGGTTCCCAAATTTTTCAGCACTCTGCTGGAAGAGTTCGGGCAAATTGGCTGGCATTATTCTGACTCCTTTCTCAAAAGAAAACGTAAAAAGGTATCTTTAAGGGACTTTTTTAACGAACATGAGTCAAGACATTTTCAATCTTGTCATTGAAATCAATAGAAAATCAAATTGTTGTTTCGCATTGCACAATTATGGCAGTTCCGTCGCCGCCCATACATGTGAGCGTATCACAAGCCCTGAAAGGTCTGATTCAATAATTCCATACTGCCTATATACGATTTTACCCGAACGATCAAAGACAAGAAGGCATGGGATTCCCTCGACATGATAAAAATCAGTCATTTTCCAGTCTTTGTCCAGTAAGGTGGGGTAACTCATTTTCAGTCGTTCCATATCTTTTTTAATTTTTTCTAAAGGTTCCGTAGTGTCAGTGTTAATCCCTCGGAATACAAAATCCTTTTCGGATACGGAAGACTTCCATTTGTTGATGGTGGGGACTGCTTTGGCACAGGGTTCACACCAAGTAGCCCAAAAATCCAAAACCACGACTTTGCCCTTAAAATCTTCTAAACTTTCCGTTTTCCCAAGAACAGTGGGAAGTGGTTCTGTATAAAAATCACTAGTGGGCCCTTCTGGTTTACAAAAAAAGAGAGAAAGGATAAAGATAAGATAAAACCTGGATTTAGACTGTCTGAAAATTTTGGTGATCATTTTTGAATTCATTGATTTATAATTACTTCTCCAACTTAGACGAATGGAATGATTACGTAAAGGGAAACTGGAAGGGAAATGGAATTTCTATGATTCCTTCCTCGGTGCAACCCTATGAAACGGGAGATGAAACAACCGTTATCTGGAAATCCAATTCCAAAGAAACCAAGGCTCATTTCAAACGTGGAAAACAAAATTTTGAATTTGTTTGGCTTATAGGATCTGAAGTTCTTTGTGATAGAATCAAATTAACCGCAGTAGACGCAGATTGGGAATGTGAAATTCAGGCAATGACAAGAGACCGGTTTCATCTGCATGTCCAACCAAAATCCGATAAATCCAAAATTCTTTATTCGGGAGTGGTCACAAAAAAAACTGGTTTATTCTCCTTCCTCTAAAACCTTTCTAAAAACTTCTTCCGTAATCTTTGCTGCATTTTCCCAAGTAAACTCGGAGATGGAAACTTCTGGTGGACTTGGTTTCTCAAAGAATTTTTTGATTGTTTCCGCCCAGACCTTTGCATCTTCCTTGGTTTGGTAAGGAAGATAAGTCACACCATCCTTTCCAATTTCATGAAATGTGGGAATGTCTGAAACCACACAATTCAAACCATGAAAAATGGCTTCCACCATAGGAATTCCAAATCCTTCGTATTTACTCGCAAAGGCAAATAATCCAGCTCTTTTGTAGAGATGTTGTAATTCAGAATCAGAAACAGAATCTAAAATATGAATGTCTTTAAATAGAGCACGTTCTTGTCTTAACTCCTCAATGAATTCAGAAGACTCCCAACCAATTTTTCCAACTATCACCCAAGGTCTGTAATGGTGTGGTTCTGCTTTACGATATTCACGAAAAACTTCGAGTAAAAAAGGATAGTTTTTTCTTGGTTCGATAGTAGATACAGAAAGTAAATAATCAGTTCCTAAATCCTTTACTCGTAAAGATGGTTCAGTCTCTAAAAGTTTTGCCATCTCCTTTGGATTCACACCTGGATAGGATACACCTGTTTGGTCCACGGGATAATCAAATTTGCGACACATATCATCGCTAGTTTGTTTGGAAATGGAAAGGATAAAACTAGACCGCCTAACTGAATAACTTTGAAACATTCTTTGTTGGACTTTTGCAATCCACCGCATCGTTTCTGGGTATAAATACAAAACCAAATCACAATAGGTTAGAACTGCAGATAAAGTTTTTGGTAAAAAAGGAGGTAAAACTTGTTGGGAACCCCAAAACAAATCCAATCTATTTTTTAATAAATAAAACGGGATGAAAAGATTGTAATACAATCCCCCTTTCCATTTCAAAAACCCACCACCATTCACCCAAGTTACATTAGGTAAATCCAAAACTGCTTTGTGGTCTTCATGGATTGGTAGATGGGAAAATAAAAAGAAATCATATTCTTCTTTATGAGGAAATGCTTTGAGAGTTTCCGCAATCAACCTTCCCACTCCAGAAACTCGTGTGGATAAAGGTCTGGCATCAAGACCAATACGTTTGGTAGGTTTTACCATCGTTCCTTAACCTTGAGGGACAATTGGTGGAAATCAATTTTTGATTCCAAATAAGAAACAGCTGCTTTTTTACCAGCAACAAGTCCAAAGGAAAGGGTCTGAGCTTGGTTGAATTTATATCCTTTGTCTTTCAAAGGAAAACATGTAAAATTCTCTTCATCTAAAAGAGCAATCCCACCACAAATATCCCATTCGTTTTTTGGTTTTAAAGAAACAATAAGATCAATGAACCCGGCTGATAACAAACCTAACTTATAAGCAATACTTCCCATGGATCGGATATCAAAGTCTTCCTGCCAAAAGGAATCAGAAAATAAACCTTCCTTCATTTCCGATAGAGAAACTAGTAAAATTGGTTTTTTGGCAACAGGTTCTGCTTCCCCAAGTGGTTCTAAGACAGATCCACTTTCCACAACAATCGTCCTAAAATTTTCTTCCGTAGCAAAGGGTGGTTGTAACTTAGCAAAAAAAGTAGTTCTATTTTTAGAAAAAAACTCACCTGTCGAAGGATTAAAAATCACACCCCAAATGGCTTCTCCATTACGAACGAGTCCTAAACTGAGTGCAAACTGATCATTTTTTTTGACAAATTCGCGAGTGCCGTCAATGGGATCTAAAATCCAAACCCATTCCTTATCCAAACGGGTGTTTGTATCGACTTTTTCTTCCGACAAAAATCCATGAGTCGGAAATTGTTTCGAAATTTTTTCATACAAAAATTCACTCGCGAACAAATCAGCTTCCGTTACCGGATCGTTGCCACCTTTGTCTCGAATTTGAAAATCAGATTTATAAATGGAAAGAATTGAATCTCCAACTGATAATACCCACCGCCAAACTTCTTGAAAATCGTTTTCTTCCATTCCGTCCTTATTGGAAAATTAATTCTTCTTTTCTTCTTTATGTGCGCCCGCGCCAAGATCCAAACCTTCCGGTTTCTCTAAAACAATCTCTTCCGAAGGAGAGGTTACATAAGTTTCTGGATCAACTGGGAATTGGTATTGAAAATAATATTGTTTGTATTTAACAAAAAAAGTATTGGTTCCTTCCGAACGTTCTGCCTGTAAATCCTGAAATTTGAGATCTTTTAAATCCTTTTTTGGATTGGATAGTTTTTTGGAAAGTGTACTCCGAACAGAACTTACCATATTGGTTTCAAAGTTTTTCTTTTTCTGTTCTTCCGTTAATTTTGGATTTCTAAGATAATCTTCGAGTTTTGTAAACTCCTCCGCCAAACCGGAGTTCTGTTGTGAATAAACAAATGTCACCGGAAAAAATAAAACAATACAAAAAATCCAAACTCGTTTCATAACCAATCCTCTTCTAGTTCATGATATTATCTCTAATGGTGTGTATGCCAATAAG from the Leptospira congkakensis genome contains:
- a CDS encoding LIC11631 family protein — encoded protein: MNRSDGSLVSSSTGVFYPYQHQDFYAMDSLFLSHLKQEEVWDFQSVTQVNLGFLGFLTLRGFLRESLSLPKLQVKGLSKNWKTYLAKVNFLGKGIPWESQEFIPNLVSDSLEPTLAFGGKGHWTSEFHWEREEKDTTSVFFSATNKQSEGDIAISDLMKDFLHYSQANHYLERAYIRKENSSYLYLNSKESNPRVFFRENPTDLPEFLFLVAELKTKPSTHLN
- a CDS encoding AMP-dependent synthetase/ligase gives rise to the protein MPANLPELFQQSAEKFGNRPAFVSKDESKSYKPVTFKEVYDLGINLAEALIDLGVSAKENVALLADNRLEWIVSDYGILMSGACDVPRGTDITDSEIAYILNHCEAKVVFLENDKMLEKFQKNRSQLEFAKTLIVMDNKSTATGVLKLYELIEKGKELRAKGSKKAEERMKAIAPDDLFTIIYTSGTTGMPKGVMLKHSNMIHQTSVILGSMIEIKQDERMLSILPVWHVFERVFEYLAIAAGCATYYTNVRDLRDDMKKSKPTFMASAPRLWESIYNGIYTRINDPKQTPAIRRGLFNMAYFFSKHFNAATRFLKGNQVDYVGRNPIVSLFKGFYYLTVAIVLAVPYFLLDLVVLSKIREATGGELKASVSGGGALQRHVDAFFNDIGINVLEGYGMTETSPVISVRTFKKLVQGSVGVITPETSVQIRDDLGKVLTHVDANQKLISGKYGARGVIHIRGPQVMKGYYKNPETTAKVLKDGWMDTGDIGMFNFKKTLTITGRAKDTVVLLGGENVEPVPIEDKLTESPFIAQVMVIGQDQKNLGALVIPDFDKLTEWAKENGISETDKQKLIENPKVLDFYKKEIKALNNTKTGFKSFEQVTPFILITKQFEVGDELTNLFKMKRHLITEKYKDKITALYAAD
- a CDS encoding TlpA family protein disulfide reductase — encoded protein: MNSKMITKIFRQSKSRFYLIFILSLFFCKPEGPTSDFYTEPLPTVLGKTESLEDFKGKVVVLDFWATWCEPCAKAVPTINKWKSSVSEKDFVFRGINTDTTEPLEKIKKDMERLKMSYPTLLDKDWKMTDFYHVEGIPCLLVFDRSGKIVYRQYGIIESDLSGLVIRSHVWAATELP
- a CDS encoding glycosyltransferase family 4 protein, producing the protein MVKPTKRIGLDARPLSTRVSGVGRLIAETLKAFPHKEEYDFFLFSHLPIHEDHKAVLDLPNVTWVNGGGFLKWKGGLYYNLFIPFYLLKNRLDLFWGSQQVLPPFLPKTLSAVLTYCDLVLYLYPETMRWIAKVQQRMFQSYSVRRSSFILSISKQTSDDMCRKFDYPVDQTGVSYPGVNPKEMAKLLETEPSLRVKDLGTDYLLSVSTIEPRKNYPFLLEVFREYRKAEPHHYRPWVIVGKIGWESSEFIEELRQERALFKDIHILDSVSDSELQHLYKRAGLFAFASKYEGFGIPMVEAIFHGLNCVVSDIPTFHEIGKDGVTYLPYQTKEDAKVWAETIKKFFEKPSPPEVSISEFTWENAAKITEEVFRKVLEEGE
- a CDS encoding 3'(2'),5'-bisphosphate nucleotidase CysQ, translating into MEENDFQEVWRWVLSVGDSILSIYKSDFQIRDKGGNDPVTEADLFASEFLYEKISKQFPTHGFLSEEKVDTNTRLDKEWVWILDPIDGTREFVKKNDQFALSLGLVRNGEAIWGVIFNPSTGEFFSKNRTTFFAKLQPPFATEENFRTIVVESGSVLEPLGEAEPVAKKPILLVSLSEMKEGLFSDSFWQEDFDIRSMGSIAYKLGLLSAGFIDLIVSLKPKNEWDICGGIALLDEENFTCFPLKDKGYKFNQAQTLSFGLVAGKKAAVSYLESKIDFHQLSLKVKERW
- a CDS encoding LIC11625 family surface-exposed protein, coding for MKRVWIFCIVLFFPVTFVYSQQNSGLAEEFTKLEDYLRNPKLTEEQKKKNFETNMVSSVRSTLSKKLSNPKKDLKDLKFQDLQAERSEGTNTFFVKYKQYYFQYQFPVDPETYVTSPSEEIVLEKPEGLDLGAGAHKEEKKN